From the Scylla paramamosain isolate STU-SP2022 chromosome 15, ASM3559412v1, whole genome shotgun sequence genome, one window contains:
- the LOC135107232 gene encoding chaperone protein DnaJ-like, with protein sequence MNTAAGNLYHVLGVAMDASREAIRKQFRRLALATHPDKNRHDVQGATLRFQLLQRAADTLSDPEKRALYDTQLRSHARRPRRPRRPRQPRQPHPGAPREGEHWQVLGTFSFSRTWSLYKVQVSGTPVYCYLY encoded by the exons ATGAACACAGCCGCAGGTAACCTGTACCACGTGTTGGGCGTGGCGATGGACGCCAGCAGGGAGGCCATACGGAAGCAGTTCCGCCGCCTGGCCCTCGCCACGCACCCTGACAAGAACCGCCACGACGTGCAGGGCGCCACGCTGCGGTTCCAGCTGCTGCAGCGAGCCGCGGACACTCTCTCAGATCCTGAGAAGAGAGCCCTGTACGACACCCAGCTCCGCAGCCACGCACGCCGCCCACGCCGCCCACGTCGGCCCCGCCAGCCACGCCAGCCTCACCCAGGGGCCCCACGGGAAG GTGAACATTGGCAGGTACTGGggacgttttctttttctagaaCCTGGTCATTGTACAAGGTGCAGGTATCGGGCACACCTGTCTACTGTTACCTGTACTAG